One segment of Labrus mixtus chromosome 10, fLabMix1.1, whole genome shotgun sequence DNA contains the following:
- the nox1 gene encoding NADPH oxidase 1 — protein sequence MANWIINNGLTAFILVVWMGINIFLFVWFYRLYDLNDEFYYTRHLLGAALPWARAPAAVLNFNCLLILLPVCRNLLSLLRGSFVCCGRTMRKQLDKNLSFHKLVAYMIALMTAVHLIAHLLNVEWYNNSRRGGYDKLSTALSDLEDTDNTTYLNPIRSLNVDAQQSPTYLVFTTIAGLTGVIITLALILIITSSMEFIRRSYFEVFWYTHHLFIIFFIGLVFHGAGRIVRSQQTTDPAHNFTYCKDRSDQWGQIPECPIPQFAGGFPQTWMYVIGPMILYICERLLRFIRYMQTVSYRKIVMRPSKVLELQLVKNGFKMEVGQYVFLNCPAISQLEWHPFTMTSAPEEDFFSVHIRSAGDWTDKLINIVQQLPEGAQGPKMGVDGPFGTASEDVFDYEVSMLVGAGIGVTPFASILKSIWYKFKDSNPKLRTRKIYFYWLCRETQAFEWFADLLQVLEREMEERGMADFLTYKLFLTGWDQSHAHHAWVHSDKNTDVVTGLKQKTQYGRPAWDKEFEQVRKENPTSVVGTFLCGPAALAKVLDKKCAKYSDVDPRKTKFYFNKENF from the exons ATGGCAAACTGGATAATCAACAATGGACTTACTGCCTTTATATTG GTGGTCTGGATGGGCATCAACATCTTCCTCTTCGTCTGGTTTTACCGCCTGTACGATTTGAACGATGAATTCTATTACACGCGTCATCTTTTAGGG gcTGCCTTGCCCTGGGCCAGAGCTCCCGCTGCTGTCCTCAACTTCAACTGCTTGCTGATCCTGCTGCCGGTGTGCAGAAACCTGCTGTCTCTGCTGCGCGGCTCCTTCGTG TGTTGCGGCAGAACAATGAGGAAACAACTGGACAAAAATCTGAGTTTCCACAAGTTGGTGGCTTACATGATCGCTCTGATGACAG CCGTTCATTTAATCGCCCACTTGTTGAACGTGGAGTGGTACAACAACAGCAGACGAGGAGGTTACGACAAACTCAGCACGGCTCTGTCCGACCTGGAAGACACCGACAACACCACTTACCTGAACCCAATCCGCTCTTTAAATGTC GATGCCCAGCAGAGTCCGACCTACCTTGTCTTCACCACCATCGCTGGCCTCACAGGCGTCATCATCACTCTGgccctcatcctcatcatcacctcctCCATGGAGTTCATCAGACGCAGCTACTTCGAGGTCTTCTGGTACACCCACcacctcttcatcatcttcttcattgGTCTCGTCTTCCACGGAGCAGG ACGCATTGTGAGGAGCCAACAGACAACAGATCCTGCACACAACTTCACCTACTGTAAGGACCGCAGTGACCAGTGGGGCCAGATTCCTGAGTGTCCCATCCCGCAGTTTGCTGGAGGATTTCCACAG ACCTGGATGTATGTGATCGGCCCCATGATTCTGTACATTTGTGAACGTCTGCTGCGTTTTATTCGCTACATGCAGACTGTCAGTTACAGAAAG ATCGTGATGCGGCCGTCGAAGGtgctggagctgcagctggTGAAGAACGGATTCAAGATGGAGGTGGGTCAGTATGTCTTCCTCAACTGCCCGGCCATCTCCCAGCTGGAGTGGCACCCGTTCACCATGACTTCTGCCCCCGAGGAGGACTTCTTCAGCGTCCACATCCGCTCGGCCGGGGACTGGACCGACAAACTCATCAACATCGTGCAGCAGCTGCCAGAGGGAGCACAGGGACCAAA aatggGAGTGGACGGACCCTTCGGCACAGCCAGTGAGGACGTATTCGACTATGAGGTCAGCATGCTGGTTGGTGCCGGCATTGGAGTCACTCCCTTTGCCTCCATCCTCAAGTCCATCTGGTATAAGTTCAAAGACTCCAACCCTAAACTACGCACCAGAAAG ATCTACTTCTATTGGCTCTGCCGGGAAACACAAGCCTTTGAATGGTTCGCTGACCTTCTTCAGGTGctggagagggagatggaggagagaggaatggCTGATTTCCTCACCTACAAACTCTTTCTGACCGGCTGGGATCAAAGCCAT GCTCATCATGCGTGGGTTCACTCTGACAAGAACACAGATGTGGTCACTGGGCTCAAACAGAAAACGCAATATGGCAGACCCGCCTGGGACAAGGAGTTTGAACAAGTCCGTAAAGAGAACCCCAC gTCTGTGGTTGGCACTTTCTTATGTGGCCCTGCTGCTCTGGCTAAAGTTTTGGATAAGAAATGTGCCAAATACTCAGACGTGGATCCTCGGAAGACTAAATTTTACTTCAACAAGGAAAACTTCTGA
- the cstf2 gene encoding cleavage stimulation factor subunit 2 isoform X1, producing MANVAAAAAAAAAAAAAANRDPAVDRSLRSVFVGNIPYEATEEQLKDIFSEVGLVVSFRLVYDRETGKPKGYGFCEYQDQETALSAMRNLNGREFSGRALRVDNAASEKNKEELKSLGTGAPIIESPYGDTIQPQEAPESISRAVASLPPEQMFELMKQMKLCVQNSPQEARNMLLQNPQLAYALLQAQVVMRIVDPEIALKMLHRQTAVQPLIPAGQGGGAPPANPPAAPPSLPVSQPPPGPGMHVNGAPQMMQPPSMGVAPGPMPVPGPGPGPGPVQGPGPVGPPGNLQHSPTGASGPAAIERPQGPGGIPPRGLLGDGPNDPRGGSLLSVTGEVMDPGRPYMGAPPPHQAPPVHMAQMAGGPPPDMRGPQMDIRGPPMGEPRNMMGDPRGPPMMEPRGPPMETRGRDPRAMDARGPVTGQRVPMATGMPGPVPHSMGPNAPPPARPGPGISGVPPSGGGFSPGQSQVSTHDQEKAALIMQVLQLTPEQIAMLPPEQRQSILILKEQIQKTAGGGP from the exons ATGGCGAACGTAGCTGCCGCTGCGGCTgcagccgccgccgccgccgctgccgcAAACAGAGACCCAGCCGTCGATCGCTCATTACGGTCGGTGTTTG TGGGGAATATTCCTTACGAAGCCACTGAAGAACAGCTGAAAGACATCTTTTCTGAAGTCGGGCTTGTTGTCAGCTTCAG GTTAGTGTATGATCGAGAGACCGGGAAGCCAAAGGGATATGGCTTCTGTGAATATCAAGACCAGGAGACAGCCCTCAGTGCCATGCGGAACCTGAACGGGAGAGAGTTCAGTGGTCGAGCTCTCCGTGTTGACAACGCAGCCAGCGAGAAAAACAAGGAAGAGCTGAAAA GTTTGGGAACTGGAGCTCCTATTATTGAGTCTCCTTATGGAGACACCATCCAGCCACAGGAAGCCCCCGAGTCCATCAGCAGAGCCGTGGCCAGTCTGCCTCCTGAGCAGATGTTTGAGCTGATGAAACAGATGAAG ctgtgtgtgcagaacAGTCCCCAGGAGGCGAGGAACATGCTGCTGCAGAACCCTCAGCTGGCCTATGCTCTTCTTCAAGCCCAAGTTGTCATGAGGATCGTGGACCCCGAGATAGCCTTG AAAATGCTCCATCGTCAAACTGCAGTTCAGCCTCTGATTCCTGCCGGGCAGGGCGGAGGAGCACCACCCGCCAATCCACCTGCTGCGCCGCCCAGCTTGCCTGTGTCTCAGCCTCCGCCTGGT CCGGGAATGCACGTCAATGGAGCCCCTCAAATGATGCAGCCCCCCAGCATGGGTGTCGCCCCAGGGCCAATGCCTGTACcgggacctggacctggacccgGACCAGTACAAGGACCAGGACCTGTGGGACCTCCAG GAAACCTTCAGCATTCTCCCACAGGAGCGTCTGGGCCAGCTGCTATCGAGCGGCCTCAAG GACCTGGAGGTATCCCGCCCAGAGGCCTGTTGGGTGATGGTCCTAATGATCCCAGAGGAGGGTCTCTTCTCTCGGTCACTGGAGAGGTCATGGACCCCGG cCGGCCTTACATGGGAGCTCCTCCACCTCACCAAGCCCCACCTGTACACATGGCCCAGATGGCAGGGGGACCCCCTCCAGATATGAGAGGACCTCAAATGGACATAAGAGGCCCCCCAATGGGTGAGCCTCGAAACATGATGGGTGACCCCAGAGGGCCCCCTATGATGGAGCCAAGGGGACCCCCCATGGAGACCAGAG GGCGGGACCCAAGAGCGATGGACGCTCGCGGCCCAGTGACTGGGCAGAGGGTTCCCATGGCGACTGGAATGCCAGGCCCTGTTCCTCATAGCATGGGCCCCAACGCTCCTCCTCCTGCAAGACCG GGTCCTGGTATTTCGGGCGTTCCTCCATCTGGAGGAGGTTTCAGTCCTGGGCAGAGCCAGGTCTCCACACATGACCAGGAGAAG GCGGCCCTAATTATGCAGGTCCTGCAGCTGACCCCAGAACAGATCGCCATGTTGCCCCCAGAGCAGCGGCAGAGCATCCTTATCCTCAAAGAGCAGATTCAGAAGACTGCAGGAGGAGGACCTTGA
- the cstf2 gene encoding cleavage stimulation factor subunit 2 isoform X2, translated as MANVAAAAAAAAAAAAAANRDPAVDRSLRSVFVGNIPYEATEEQLKDIFSEVGLVVSFRLVYDRETGKPKGYGFCEYQDQETALSAMRNLNGREFSGRALRVDNAASEKNKEELKSLGTGAPIIESPYGDTIQPQEAPESISRAVASLPPEQMFELMKQMKLCVQNSPQEARNMLLQNPQLAYALLQAQVVMRIVDPEIALKMLHRQTAVQPLIPAGQGGGAPPANPPAAPPSLPVSQPPPGPGMHVNGAPQMMQPPSMGVAPGPMPVPGPGPGPGPVQGPGPVGPPGPGGIPPRGLLGDGPNDPRGGSLLSVTGEVMDPGRPYMGAPPPHQAPPVHMAQMAGGPPPDMRGPQMDIRGPPMGEPRNMMGDPRGPPMMEPRGPPMETRGRDPRAMDARGPVTGQRVPMATGMPGPVPHSMGPNAPPPARPGPGISGVPPSGGGFSPGQSQVSTHDQEKAALIMQVLQLTPEQIAMLPPEQRQSILILKEQIQKTAGGGP; from the exons ATGGCGAACGTAGCTGCCGCTGCGGCTgcagccgccgccgccgccgctgccgcAAACAGAGACCCAGCCGTCGATCGCTCATTACGGTCGGTGTTTG TGGGGAATATTCCTTACGAAGCCACTGAAGAACAGCTGAAAGACATCTTTTCTGAAGTCGGGCTTGTTGTCAGCTTCAG GTTAGTGTATGATCGAGAGACCGGGAAGCCAAAGGGATATGGCTTCTGTGAATATCAAGACCAGGAGACAGCCCTCAGTGCCATGCGGAACCTGAACGGGAGAGAGTTCAGTGGTCGAGCTCTCCGTGTTGACAACGCAGCCAGCGAGAAAAACAAGGAAGAGCTGAAAA GTTTGGGAACTGGAGCTCCTATTATTGAGTCTCCTTATGGAGACACCATCCAGCCACAGGAAGCCCCCGAGTCCATCAGCAGAGCCGTGGCCAGTCTGCCTCCTGAGCAGATGTTTGAGCTGATGAAACAGATGAAG ctgtgtgtgcagaacAGTCCCCAGGAGGCGAGGAACATGCTGCTGCAGAACCCTCAGCTGGCCTATGCTCTTCTTCAAGCCCAAGTTGTCATGAGGATCGTGGACCCCGAGATAGCCTTG AAAATGCTCCATCGTCAAACTGCAGTTCAGCCTCTGATTCCTGCCGGGCAGGGCGGAGGAGCACCACCCGCCAATCCACCTGCTGCGCCGCCCAGCTTGCCTGTGTCTCAGCCTCCGCCTGGT CCGGGAATGCACGTCAATGGAGCCCCTCAAATGATGCAGCCCCCCAGCATGGGTGTCGCCCCAGGGCCAATGCCTGTACcgggacctggacctggacccgGACCAGTACAAGGACCAGGACCTGTGGGACCTCCAG GACCTGGAGGTATCCCGCCCAGAGGCCTGTTGGGTGATGGTCCTAATGATCCCAGAGGAGGGTCTCTTCTCTCGGTCACTGGAGAGGTCATGGACCCCGG cCGGCCTTACATGGGAGCTCCTCCACCTCACCAAGCCCCACCTGTACACATGGCCCAGATGGCAGGGGGACCCCCTCCAGATATGAGAGGACCTCAAATGGACATAAGAGGCCCCCCAATGGGTGAGCCTCGAAACATGATGGGTGACCCCAGAGGGCCCCCTATGATGGAGCCAAGGGGACCCCCCATGGAGACCAGAG GGCGGGACCCAAGAGCGATGGACGCTCGCGGCCCAGTGACTGGGCAGAGGGTTCCCATGGCGACTGGAATGCCAGGCCCTGTTCCTCATAGCATGGGCCCCAACGCTCCTCCTCCTGCAAGACCG GGTCCTGGTATTTCGGGCGTTCCTCCATCTGGAGGAGGTTTCAGTCCTGGGCAGAGCCAGGTCTCCACACATGACCAGGAGAAG GCGGCCCTAATTATGCAGGTCCTGCAGCTGACCCCAGAACAGATCGCCATGTTGCCCCCAGAGCAGCGGCAGAGCATCCTTATCCTCAAAGAGCAGATTCAGAAGACTGCAGGAGGAGGACCTTGA